The sequence TCATCAAGTTGTGTGTCTACTAAGTTAATATTTGTGAGAGATGTTCTTGCCTCTTGAATAGTTTTAAAGTTACTTAGAAGCCATAATGGAAAGTTAAAAATATCTACGTTATTTTTGTTGGGGAGATTTTTTTTTGAATATACAGCATATTTGGGAAAATTGAGTCCAGCAACTCCAAGCCCTTCTTCATTAAAAGCATCTGCAAAGAGTGGAAATCCATTAAATTTTGTTGCCATTCCCAAAATTGCATATTTGGGCTCTGCCACAAGAGGAGGTTTATTAAATCTAAAATTTCTGGGAACAAAAATGATTTCTTGATTAAAAGAATATTCAAGATCGAGTGTTCTACCAAATAAATAAGTATCTTGGCTAGTCTTTAAAGTAATAGCAGTGCACATATCAGATACCCTCCTTTAAAATTAAATTTATAGTTATTATTCCCAAAGTTATTATTTTTTATCTATGTTTGTAGGTAAAAACGTAAACATTTTATCTTCAAAGGTCTGCGGACAAAGCATTAAAATAACTATATCTGGATTGACTTCATTAATATGTGTTAATAATCCATCGGGTGTATTTTTTCTAAGATCTACCATATGAACCTCGCCATATTGCAGAGATAAGAAAGGACCTAGAGGTCGTGCAAAAGAATCTCGTATTATAAATATTTTTTTGTCATTTACAGAAAAATGATTGGTGATTTTAAGATAATCAACATCCCAACCTAAATATATTTCATAAATATTAGTCTGATGAGGGACATTTAACGCTATATTTGCTTGTGTATGCATAAGAGTTTCAGAGAAAGAACCCGTTTTGTGGATATTCTTAGTGGGAATATCTATCGTAAGGTATGTATCAAATTTTGGATAAATTACAGTAAAATCATCACTACCCGCAAATGATTCACTTGTTCTAGAGCCTCGGGAACCTAAAAAGATGTTTTCGTAGGTATCACAATGATAGTTGTTAATATCTTGAAGATATGAATTAGGAATTACAGATAAAATTGGTGATATAAAGTCGGTAATCTTGGAAGTGGCCCAAAAAGCTGTTTCAATTTTATAATGATGATCAGTTTTGTAAAATAAATTATAATGGGATAATCCTTCAGCCATAATTAATTGTCGTAGATCTAGTACAGAGATATCATCAAGTTGAGAAATTAGATTATCAGCATTGCGATTAGCAAAAGTTTCATAACCAAGAGGTAGTTCAAAATCATTAGGTAATTTATGAGGTGCTTGTATATATATAAATGGTATATTTAAATTATCGAGATATTCATTAAATTTTAGTGTATTGGTGGCGTAAGGTTCAGTATCAAGTTTGGGAACAGCTTCTGTAAGATGCCCATTAGAAAGTTTGATAACTCGATTTAGTTCTTTGTGATTAAAAAGGTTAGCAATATCTGCATTTAAGTTGATATAATATTGCTTATTTATAAAATTTTCAGCAAATAATTTTTCTATATTTTGGTTGGTTTCTTTTATAGAGACATTTTCATGTTTTGCATGATTATATTGATCAAAAAACATGTCAATATTTTGATTACTAATAAAAAGTAAAATTATAAAAAATAGTATAGCGGTCATAAGATATTCCTCCATTTTAATATAATATACAGATTATGTCACATATAGATGATTTTGTCTAATTAAATCCGTTTATCCTAGTTTGCCAAAAATATAACATTATGATAAAATATTTTAAATACATGCAAAAAGGGGTGTCTAAAAGAAAAAAAATGGAAAATTTAAAATTATTGCAATTAGAGCATGATGTTATTATATTAATAGATTGTATAAATGATAGTTATCAGATTTTAATGGATACAAAAAATTATTTTGATGCCACGTTTAAAAAAGAAGGTAAGCTAAGTAAATTAAGAGTATCTGAAGAAAGAAAATTTCCAGATATGGACATTAAAGAAATCTTAGATAGAGTATTTAGTGAACAAAAAAAATTTCAAGTAAATTTTGAAAATGAAATTAGTTCGTATATACATTTATTCTTATATCTTCCTCAAAAAGAAAAATATCTTTGTTGCATACATGAAAATTATAATTTAGAAGAAAGCAGTGTGGAAAAAACATTTGAAAAAGCTAATATGAGGCAACAATTAAGCAATATGATAACTCAATTTTTTAAAAATATTTTTTTCAAATATGAGGCTGTGGAAAAAGTATTTATGTTTTATGAAGATATTTTGTTTAGTAAAGTTATTTTGGTGATTTCATATGAAGAAATATTAAGGTCAAATTTTATACACTATGATGACGTAGAAAATTTTGAAAAATTTATTCAAGGATTTACTAAATTAAAAAAAGATAATGCAGAATTTCGCTTAAAATTTAGAGGAGATAGTTATAATTGGTTTAGAATGTATTATGATATAGAATTTAATGATAATGAAGTTATAAGTGTTTTCGGAGTATTAAAGGTAATTGACGCTGAAATAAAATATAAGTATAAATCAGAACGTGATTTGCTAACAGGATTATATAACAAGCTAACAACAGAAAGACTTGTTGAAAAAGCTCTCAATTATAGTACGGCAAATAGTTATTTGATCATGATAGATGTGGATAATTTTAAAGCTATAAATGATAATTTAGGACATATTTTTGGAGATGCAGTATTAATTAATTTAGCTGATAGTCTAAAATCTATTTTTCACCAAATTGATATAATAGGGAGGATTGGAGGTGACGAATTTTTAGTATATACAAAGCATGTTGAATCTACAGACAGTTTGTGTACGATACTTGAAAAAATTTGCAAGGCTTTTAATCAGAAATATTTAGATGGATATATGGAGCATGAAATATCAAGTAGTATAGGAGTAAGTCGATTTGGAAAAGATGGAGTGACTTTTGGTGAACTTGCAAATAAGGTAGATATTGCTATGTATCAGGCGAAAAATGCAGGTAAAAATCGGTACGTAATTTATAATGAGATGGAGTATGATGATAGTCTGATAATAGAGGGAACGCATTTTAACTCTATGAAAAGAATTTCTTCACATTTTATAGATATTGATATTTGCTTTAACCTATTTAATGTTTTTTATGGTGAAAAAAATCCTATTGAATGTTTAGATAAAATAATGAATATATTGGGAAATCAATATGATATTGACAGAGTATATATTTTTAAAGTTAATAAAGCATTAGGAAAAAGTATGTTTAAGTATGAATGGGTCAATGGAAAATCTGATGACATGCCAGCTCTTCCCAGAGAGATACCGTTATCTCTAATTCAACCAATTTTAAATTTATATGACGAAGGAGGAATTTTCTATTTTGATTCTTCTATGGAATTTGGAGAAGAGTTTTGGGCGGGAATGCCATATAG is a genomic window of Candidatus Epulonipiscium viviparus containing:
- a CDS encoding GGDEF domain-containing protein produces the protein MENLKLLQLEHDVIILIDCINDSYQILMDTKNYFDATFKKEGKLSKLRVSEERKFPDMDIKEILDRVFSEQKKFQVNFENEISSYIHLFLYLPQKEKYLCCIHENYNLEESSVEKTFEKANMRQQLSNMITQFFKNIFFKYEAVEKVFMFYEDILFSKVILVISYEEILRSNFIHYDDVENFEKFIQGFTKLKKDNAEFRLKFRGDSYNWFRMYYDIEFNDNEVISVFGVLKVIDAEIKYKYKSERDLLTGLYNKLTTERLVEKALNYSTANSYLIMIDVDNFKAINDNLGHIFGDAVLINLADSLKSIFHQIDIIGRIGGDEFLVYTKHVESTDSLCTILEKICKAFNQKYLDGYMEHEISSSIGVSRFGKDGVTFGELANKVDIAMYQAKNAGKNRYVIYNEMEYDDSLIIEGTHFNSMKRISSHFIDIDICFNLFNVFYGEKNPIECLDKIMNILGNQYDIDRVYIFKVNKALGKSMFKYEWVNGKSDDMPALPREIPLSLIQPILNLYDEGGIFYFDSSMEFGEEFWAGMPYRDIKSMLHCSVNIDENFMLTIGFDRYTPQIQWTQKSINTLVFLAKTVGVYLLGLGNLKFFLERGDA